CACACATCTGTAAGGTGCCATCAACATCGCCTTCGGTGCAGGTAGTGGAACAATTTTCTACAACTAATGACACTGTAAATATTTGAAATGTGTTAGGATCATTTGCTACCTCAACTCTAGCATAAAGCACATCTGGGTTTACCAAATTGGTGTAAGACGATGCTAACGGATTGATACTTGTTTCTGCATCCGTATTGGTACTATAATAGTTTACCAGCATATTATTTTGGGCACAGTCTTGGTAGATTGCATCAATATTAAAAGCTGTGAATAAATCTAAATCACCATCATTATCACATACTGTAACCGTTACATCTTCAAAACAATCAAATGGATTAGTCGTGTTACAATCATTCAATAATAATAATAATAATAATGTATCATTCCCTTGTTCTAAAATTAATTCGCCGGAAGCGCATTCTACCACTTTCCATTGTCCATTATATTCTTCTAAGCCATTAAAATTTATAAACACATAAACGTAACCATCAATTGTAGAAATATCCCAGCTACCATCAAAAAGCAAATCACCTTCATATAAAGTTGATATACTATCATTTTCTAGAAAATTAAATACTGTAAATGAAGGCGTATACCCATTTATACTTGGTATTTGACCACAGTTTAGCAAATAAGTGCTAACCTCTAATTGTGTACAGTCATTATCATCTGCATACTCGTAATCATCATCTTCATCACAATCACCTTCGGCATCACTTATTACAACCTCTAGCTCTTGAATGTTATTAACTTCGATAGCTTCACCGTTAGCCAAAATCATTGTAACAGGAAAGTTTAGACTTGCCAATATTGGTCCGTGTAACGACTCTAAAAACTGATATAAAACTTCATCGTTACTTATTGTTGTTACTTCCGTAACTTGGAAATCTGTATTGTAAATAGAAAATGTAATTGGATACTCGAAATCAATACACTCGATATCATCGTCTGCTTCATTTTCGCCATTACAGTTCGCCATTTGTAATTCCAACTCTTCTTGATTATTAATTACAATTTGAGTATAATCATTTAAAACAACTGTAATAGGAAATGTAATTCCAACGCTATCATCATCTGTACTAAAGGCCTCCAAGACCGCTTCCAATGCATTATAATCCGTAACCGTTTCAATAGTTATAGTGACACCATTTGCCGTAACTGTGACGGGCAATACCACCTCTAAGCAATTAGCATAATCGATAATATTGTCAATAGAGCCATCATTTAAGGCTGTATTACTCATCAAATTGGCAATAGTAGAATTACCAGATATTATATCTTCTTGTTGATTAATAATTTCAGACTCTTCATTTTGACAAGACGCAAATAACAAAAAAACTAATACTGGTAAAAAAAGGATATTTTTAAAATTCATATTTATTTTGGGATTAGTTAATTTCTCTTTTTCAAAGCAATACATTTTGCTTTCGTTAATAAAACATTTATTTTTAAGAAACTCCTACCCTAAAAATCAAAAAAAATAGTTCTACTTTGTAGCTCGATAAAATACTATGTCAAAAAATTTACATAAAGATATTTGCGATAAATCAAGATTTGAAGCGCTATTTAAACAGCATGCAAAAAACCTACATGACTTTTTGTATTACAAGTTTGGTGAACTTTTAAATCCTGAAGATAAGGCACAAGAGGCATTTATTAAATTATGGGAAAATTGTAAAAAAGTAACACCCAATAAAGCGAAAAGCTTTTTGTTTACAATCGCTAATAATTTAATGTTAAACGAAGTTGCACATCAAAAAGTAGTTTTAAAACATCAAAAAACAATAACCTCACATCATACTAATCTATCTCCGGAATTTTTAATGGAAGAGGATGAATACCGACAAAAACTAGAAAAAGCAATATCTAATCTTACCGAAGCACAACGCGTTGCTTTTTTAATGAATCGTGTAGAAGGTAAACGTTTTAAAGAAATAGCAACCCTTTTAGGTATTAGTACAAAAGCAGTAGAAAAACGTATATATGGTGCTTTAAAAAAATTAAGGCTAGATATAGAAGAATTATAAAATAAAAGATTTTTAGGGTAGGAATTTTACAGCTTACCTTGTTATATGTTTGAATTGCAGTTATGAATAAAGAAGCATTAATATTAAAATGGTTAGATAATAACCTATCCCCTCAAGAGCTTGAAGCATTCGAAGCTTTAGAGGAGTATGACGCTATTACAAAACTATCTAATTATACAAAAGGTTTTAAAGCTCCAGAATTTAATACTGAAGCGGCTTTGCAAGCTACATTATCTAAAATTGAAAGTAAACCAGTGTCTAAAAACAACTGGCTAACACCTTTCCTAAAAATAGCTGCCATATTAGCAATATGCTTTAGTGCATATTATTACACGACAACTTTAGATACCACCATTACGACGCAATACGCAGAAAAAACACAAATAGAACTTCCCGACAATTCTAAAGTCAATTTAAACGCCTTATCCAAAATCACATATAATAGCAAGCAATGGAATACTAATAAACGTAACATTGACCTTGAAGGGGAAGCCTTTTTTAAAGTAAAAAAAGGAAGTACTTTTAATGTTATTACAGCAACAGGGATTGTAAGTGTTGTTGGCACACAATTTAATGTCAAACAACGTGCAAATTATTTTGAAGTCACTTGCTTTGAAGGCGTCGTTAGTGTTGCTGTTAATACAAAAAAAACAACCTTAACAGCTGGTGATTCTTTTTTAATTATTAATGGTAATCAGATAAAGCGTTTACAAACTGAGAATCAACAACCTGATTGGACACATAATGTAAGTCGTTTTATTAGTGTACCTTTAAGCGAAGTATTTGCTGAATTTGAAAGACAATATAATGTCAAAATAGAAGGTAATACTATTAAAAAAAGCACATTGTTTTCTGGTAAGTTTACGCATAATGATATTAATATCGCATTGCAATCTATAACGCAACCACTACAATTACAATATAAAAAAGTTAACAACACTATTATTTTAACGCGTGAGTAAATCGTTAAAGACTGCACTATTTTTAATTGTATTACTAGTTTGCAACTTTTCTGTTTATGCACAACACGAAAAACTCCCCCTTTTAGATGTTCTGTCGACTATAGAATATAAATATAAAGTCAGTTTTTCTTATGCTGATAAGGTGATTAAAGGTGTTATGGTTGATTACAATCCAAAAGACAACCTTACCACTACCCTAGCCAAACTAGAATCTCAAACCGACTTAATTTTCAACCGATTAGACGATCATTTTATTACAGTCTCAAATAATAAAAACAGCTTTTCTTTTCAAAAACTAGAAGAAGTTACTATTTCTAATTATCTAACTACCGGAATTAGTAAAAATAATTCTGGTGCTATTATAATTGCACCAAAATCTTTCGCGATTTTACCTGGATTGATAGAACCCGATATTTTACAAACCATCCAAAACCTTCCTGGTGTTTTAAGTGTCGATGAAACGGTATCCAATATTAATGTACGAGGAGGTACACATGATCAAAATCTAATCTTATACGACGGTATAAAAATGTACCAATCTGGACATTTTTTTGGTTTAATCTCTGCTTTTAATCCCTACTTAACAAAAAATGTAGCGGTTACTAAAAATGGAACAAGTGCTAAGTTTGGAGATGGCGTCTCTAGTGTTGTTGACATGCAATTATCAGACAATACAGAAGAAGATTTTAGTGCTGGTATTGGCATAAACATGATAACTACGGATGGCTTTGCTATAATCCCTTTAGCAAAAAAAACACAATTACAATTGACCACAAGACGGTCTATTACAGACGTTTTAGATACACCAACCTACAATCAGTATTTTAAACGTGTCTTCCAAGATTCTGACGTCACTAATAACGACATTGCCACAACCACCAACCAGACGTTTAAGTTTAGTGATATTTCTTTAAAATTTTTACACGATTTTAGTCCAAAAGACAAACTTCGTTTTACTTTACTTAATGTTTTTAATCAATTAGATTTTGAAGAATCTTCAAATACTTCGGATACAGACAATATCACTAATCAATTAAAACAACAAAATCGAGCATCGGCATTACAATATGAACATGTCTGGAACGACAAATTAAACACCGCTATAAAAGGGTATTATTCCAACTACGACTTACGTTCTTCAGACTATGACCTTATTAATAATCAACGATTAACACAAGAAAACAAAGTCATTGATAATGGCTTTAATATTGATGCTAATTACAATTTTAATAAAACGGTAGTCGTTAATGGTGGGATGCAGTTTAAAGAAATAGGCATCAGTCATCTTGAAGAAGTTAATGCTCCTATTTTTAAACGGAATATAAAAAATGTCCTTCGCACGTATAGCGCTTACGCGGAAACCGTGTTTAATTCTAAAAATAAGAAGACACATCTTAAATTAGGATTACGACACAATTATTTCCGAAAATTTAATATTTCAATAACCGAACCTCGTGTCTATATCAGTCAGCGTTTTTTAAAAGCATTTAGAATAGAATTATCTGGCGAATATAAAAGCCAAAGCACCTCACAACTTATAGATTTACAAAACGACTTTTTAGGTATTGAGAAACGGCGATGGGTTTTAGCTAACAATAATACAATACCAATTCAAAAAAGCAAACAAATCAGTTCTGGAATCACTTACAATAAAAACAAGCTATTATTAAGTGCAGAAGGGTATTTTAAAACCGTAGATGGGATAACAACCCGTAGTCAAGGTTTTCAAAATCAATATCAATATACCAACGCTTTAGGTAACTATAAAGTTAAAGGAGTGGATCTATTAATAAACAAACAATTAAATGCTTTTAGCACTTGGGTAAGTTACAGTTACAGTCGCAATAATTATACGTTTAACGACTTAAATAACAGCACTGCTTTCCCAAGTAATTTTGATGTTACGCACCAAATAAATTTTGGAAGTACGTATCACTGGGAACAATTAAAATTAGCTTTTGGAGTCAATTGGCATTCTGGAAAACCATTTACACAACCAGATAGTACTAATCCAAATACAGGAAATACAATACACTATCAAGCACCAAACAGTAGTCGATTACAAGCCTATTTAAGAGCTGATTTATCTGCAACATATCAATTTAAGCTTGGCGAAAACAAAGCTGTTGTTGGAGCTTCTATTTGGAACATCTTAGATCAAGAAAATATTTTAAATACATATTATACTATAGACAACAATCAAATCTCTAAGGTTGAAAATGTGTCTTTAGGTATAACTCCCAACGTCAGTTTTAGGGTTAAGTTTTAGCTTTGGTTTTTATAAAAAATAACTCTATCTCTTGATTGCTGTTTTTAATGCTTTTTTTGAGGTAATTTGTAAATTACTGGTGTCTCTATATTTTATTAATCGAAGAGTGGTCTTTGTTATATGATTATTCTTTTTGACACATTCAACTATCCATTTTTTATTATTCTCATATTTATAAAAATATTGTACGTCCGTAAACACTCCTAATTTGTCGTTAAAAGCGTATAATTAGTTATTATAAAGCAAGTTATTATGGCTGTTTTTATATTTGGTGTTCATTTTCCGGATAAGCATAGTTGTAGATTACATTTTAAGTCACAACGTGACCAATAAGGAGTTGTTTGTCATCGTTATAGCTCAAGGAATTATTACTGGCTTCAGAACAAATGGAGTTACCAATGTAAATCATGTAAGGCTACAATATCACTTCGTAGCGGAACTATTATGGAGAGTTATAAATTGTCATTTATCATTTGGTAGAAAATTATTTTTTTACTAAGCAACATTAAGAAAGGATTTTCCAGTAAAGAAACACAACGTCAGCTTAGCTTGAAACGCTACGAGCCTGTGTGGGCAATGGTTTACAAGTTACGTAAGGCTATGGGCAAACGAGACGATAGCTATACTCTTGAAGGTATAATAGAAGCGTCTCAGCAGGATCACAAAACACAGAAAGCAGACCGTGGTAGCAAGATAAAGTCTAATGAGATGATTATGGCGGAAAGTACAGTTTTAGAGGATCTAGAAACAGGAAAAACAGAGAAACATGCTAGATAGTTTAAAGCAAAAGCTCTTTCAGATCATAACATCGAAATACAGATAAAACACTACAAAATACCATTAAAAATGATCAATCGCTAGTCATTACAGACCAGAGTACATCCTATATAAACATTGCGAATTATGTGGACATATATATATTAGTAAAAAATCTAGTCAACAAACAACTAAAGAGACTCTAAAGTGGGTGCATTTGCAATCAGTAATACTAAAAGGAATTTTGTGTAACCTAGCATGAAATAAAAGCAAAACACCTGCAACTTTACTTAAATGAATTCATTTATAAGCTTAATCCAAGATACTTTGGTGATAAAATATTTGACAGAATAATAATAACAATAGCTAGTGGATACCCAATAGATATACAATTAAAAATATTATTTTTTTATTGTGAATAGATTCTAATTGCTAGAATCTATTATTTCCTCAAATAAACACGATTAAAAATGTGTTTTTCATATAAAATAGTCATTCTTTTTAAAGAAGATCCAAAATAGGTTCATTGAACGTATATAAAATTTAATGCTTAAAATATTTTAATCACCAACCTCGATAACTTAAACTGTTATCACTAAAACCGTAATTATGAAAATTAAACATTTATTATTTTGTACAATTGGTATTTCTATTATGTTGACTTCCTGTCAAAACGAAGAAATTAATCAAGATGAAGATCAACTAATTCAAGAAGAAGTATTGGATCAAAGCGAAGTTGAACTTGCATATCCAGATCAAATTGGCTCTTTACACAAACTATACTATGGCTTGTCTGAGCTTACTGTTGAAAAAATAGAAGATACTTATGTATTAGATGGCGATATTGTTTTTAGATTAAATCAATTAACTACAACTCCATCTAATGAAACAGATAGAAGTGTAGGCCGAACAGGAGGCAGATGGAACAACAACATCGTATATTACCAAATTAATTCTACCTTATCTAATCAACAGCGCGTTTTTGATGCTATTGCCCATTGGGAAGCTAACACATCTGTTCAGTTTGTGCAACGTACAAACCAATCAGACTATGTGTATTTTACACCAGGTAGTGGTTGTTCTTCTTTTGTAGGTAGAATTGGTGGAAGACAAAATATTACTCTAGCTAACGGTTGTACTACGGGAAGTACAATTCATGAAATTGGACATGCAGTAGGTTTATGGCATGAGCAAAGTAGAATTGATAGAAATAATTATATTAATATAAATTTCCAAAATATTCAAGATAATAGAGAAAATAATTTTCAAACCTATGCACAGCAAGGTCAAGATGGTGATGAATACACCTCTTCTCTAGATTTTAACTCTATAATGCTTTATAGTTCTTATGCCTTTTCAAAAAATGGACAACCAACTATAGTCAAAAATGATGGTACTGCATTTAATTCTCAAAGAAGCGGACTATCATCTGGAGATATCCAAGGTATTAATATTATGTATCCTGGAGGAGAAACAGGAGGACGTTTATGCGATGGTGTTTCTGCATGGTCTAGTTCTCAAAATTACCAAGTAGGGGCTAAAGTTACTTATCAAGGGTCTTTATATGAACGAACAAATACAAGGTGGGTAATTATTGGAGAATGTAACTAATCTATAGTTAATAGAATTAAATTTAAAAGACATAAACCAATTGGTTTATGTCTTTTTTTTGGTTTAAAAAGGAATTAAAAACGATATGTTTTAGTGTATCTCGCTTTAGTTTCTGAAAATTTTCTGTCGTGAATTCTCGAATTTAAAAGTTTGAATTTTATGATTGTTCCCAAATTTTAAAAGGTGAAATTTTAGCCTACTAGTTTGGCAACGTTATTTTATACTCAAGTTTTGGTTCAGAAGAAATTTGATATTGTGTATCAATTATTACTGAATCTTTTAGATGTTCAGGAATATTCTGAATACAAATTGGTGTAGTCAAACCGCTATCATTAACACCTATTTTTTCATCTTTATAAACTTGTATTTCCGTAATAATAACAAGTTGATCAAATCCTTTTAACTTTTCACTTTCAATGACAGTTTTCATTTTTGAAAATGATTTTTGTCCCAGGGCTTCTGTTTTTGATTGATTTTGGGAAAATACAGATGCTTTACTAACGTCTAATACTTTCTGTACTTTAATAAAATGTTTTTTTTGAAGTGTTTCTGTTGCAATTCCTTCTTTTTTAAGGCCTAGATATAACTCGATTTTTTCAGGTATAAATATTGTATCAAACGTTACTTGTTCCATTAAATTTAAAAAGATAGGAACCTGCTGTTCCTTTGCCAATGCATTTTGCATGGTTTCACTTATAATAATATCGGGTTGATTTTTAGAATCTATTTTAAATTTAGTTGCATCACTATTTATTAAGTCTATGTCAAAGTCTTCTAGTTCTAGTTTTGAAATTATATTTTGTAATATTTTAAAGGTAAATGGATTAACTTCCAATAAGGTGTATTTAATATCTTCTTTAAGGTATCTAAAAATAATAGGAAGTATAAGTGTGGCAAAAGGTCCTGTTCCAGCATACAGAATATGAATTTGTTTTTTATCTTCCTTTCTTTTGTCTTCAATAGCTTTATTTATACCTCTAATAAATTGTCGGGTTCTCAACAAGTCGTCAAGGCAAAGTGCAGCCCAAAACGTACCAAGAGCCTTTCCATTGCTTAGTGCTATGTCCTTTTTTCCTTCTTCCACATCCAGATCTTGCTCACAAATGGTGTTCAAAATAGATTTAAATACTTTAGAGGCATTTGACAACTTTTGGAAATCAAGTGTGTCTTCAAAATATTCTGATGTAATTCTAATTATTTCTTTTTGAATGTCCATTGTTAATTTATAATCGATGTTATTAACTTTATCTAACCTGTTTATGCATGGTTATGTATTGTTTAATACTAAAATTAATAAATTAAAAAGAATTGAATAGAATATCCGAAGGAATATTCGCAAGTAAGCGGTGACCTAGCAATTAATTATACAACTTAATGTAACCAGTTTTTTTATTTCCAGTTTGTTTCATTGTTCAAAGTCAGTCCCAT
This portion of the Olleya sp. Bg11-27 genome encodes:
- a CDS encoding RNA polymerase sigma factor — its product is MSKNLHKDICDKSRFEALFKQHAKNLHDFLYYKFGELLNPEDKAQEAFIKLWENCKKVTPNKAKSFLFTIANNLMLNEVAHQKVVLKHQKTITSHHTNLSPEFLMEEDEYRQKLEKAISNLTEAQRVAFLMNRVEGKRFKEIATLLGISTKAVEKRIYGALKKLRLDIEEL
- a CDS encoding TonB-dependent receptor plug domain-containing protein — encoded protein: MSKSLKTALFLIVLLVCNFSVYAQHEKLPLLDVLSTIEYKYKVSFSYADKVIKGVMVDYNPKDNLTTTLAKLESQTDLIFNRLDDHFITVSNNKNSFSFQKLEEVTISNYLTTGISKNNSGAIIIAPKSFAILPGLIEPDILQTIQNLPGVLSVDETVSNINVRGGTHDQNLILYDGIKMYQSGHFFGLISAFNPYLTKNVAVTKNGTSAKFGDGVSSVVDMQLSDNTEEDFSAGIGINMITTDGFAIIPLAKKTQLQLTTRRSITDVLDTPTYNQYFKRVFQDSDVTNNDIATTTNQTFKFSDISLKFLHDFSPKDKLRFTLLNVFNQLDFEESSNTSDTDNITNQLKQQNRASALQYEHVWNDKLNTAIKGYYSNYDLRSSDYDLINNQRLTQENKVIDNGFNIDANYNFNKTVVVNGGMQFKEIGISHLEEVNAPIFKRNIKNVLRTYSAYAETVFNSKNKKTHLKLGLRHNYFRKFNISITEPRVYISQRFLKAFRIELSGEYKSQSTSQLIDLQNDFLGIEKRRWVLANNNTIPIQKSKQISSGITYNKNKLLLSAEGYFKTVDGITTRSQGFQNQYQYTNALGNYKVKGVDLLINKQLNAFSTWVSYSYSRNNYTFNDLNNSTAFPSNFDVTHQINFGSTYHWEQLKLAFGVNWHSGKPFTQPDSTNPNTGNTIHYQAPNSSRLQAYLRADLSATYQFKLGENKAVVGASIWNILDQENILNTYYTIDNNQISKVENVSLGITPNVSFRVKF
- a CDS encoding FecR family protein, which gives rise to MNKEALILKWLDNNLSPQELEAFEALEEYDAITKLSNYTKGFKAPEFNTEAALQATLSKIESKPVSKNNWLTPFLKIAAILAICFSAYYYTTTLDTTITTQYAEKTQIELPDNSKVNLNALSKITYNSKQWNTNKRNIDLEGEAFFKVKKGSTFNVITATGIVSVVGTQFNVKQRANYFEVTCFEGVVSVAVNTKKTTLTAGDSFLIINGNQIKRLQTENQQPDWTHNVSRFISVPLSEVFAEFERQYNVKIEGNTIKKSTLFSGKFTHNDINIALQSITQPLQLQYKKVNNTIILTRE
- a CDS encoding M12 family metallopeptidase; this encodes MKIKHLLFCTIGISIMLTSCQNEEINQDEDQLIQEEVLDQSEVELAYPDQIGSLHKLYYGLSELTVEKIEDTYVLDGDIVFRLNQLTTTPSNETDRSVGRTGGRWNNNIVYYQINSTLSNQQRVFDAIAHWEANTSVQFVQRTNQSDYVYFTPGSGCSSFVGRIGGRQNITLANGCTTGSTIHEIGHAVGLWHEQSRIDRNNYININFQNIQDNRENNFQTYAQQGQDGDEYTSSLDFNSIMLYSSYAFSKNGQPTIVKNDGTAFNSQRSGLSSGDIQGINIMYPGGETGGRLCDGVSAWSSSQNYQVGAKVTYQGSLYERTNTRWVIIGECN